A single region of the Triticum dicoccoides isolate Atlit2015 ecotype Zavitan chromosome 2B, WEW_v2.0, whole genome shotgun sequence genome encodes:
- the LOC119363530 gene encoding filament-like plant protein 3 translates to MDRRSWPWRRKSISDKAPAPTKTDSSASCPSETLTDEQDTTLKSSPESPEVASKEAQDNSNVKVKVLSERLSSVVSDIRAKDDLVKQHSKVAEEAVLGWEKAENEMASLKAQLNAATVKNSTLDGALKECVRQLRRAKEEQDQKVQGALALQSRQWESDKTDLELRIVELKAKLEAKSESTVTSDGDASSRLASLEKENSALKAQLLARTEELGLRTIEKELNRRAAEAASKQQLESIRKAAKLEDECRKLQATARRPSFSSDLRRTPSSLCAESVTDCQSDCSDSWASALITELDQYKTETRSASLATTVDIAVMDDFLEMEKLASANGAVSRSNYAEDTGGQMEKARKMAAEKDKALHEAQRELRACRHRAMVAKERSVEMQRQLNLVNGERHAMEAEMQDAERKRNDLEGRLEMAHGEITSLLDKGRILEERLDSEKALTLELATKYQQMDALESETKELRAQLESDARKYSDKITLLERRLTEKCRAVDALEAKIKGAEIELELAGQEIVSFQKKVCGLEQQDKALSVESAKRCRDLQALEAERNELRSRLQAANSDVFALNEKVNMLEETLDKQGPLIAQLESQLKSAQAEIKSLKENAGQLEIKLETQKNLSSAYITALDASEAQKNKMTSRFELKEKEAEELHRKIYLLEEQILKERAESSELNAHCHDLKQELCSRAPDHQPKPMEVKPMASTDLHITKEKELARAAGKLADCQKTIASLSAQLKTLSDFDEFIIPDPGVENHDINLAKSWRSEAV, encoded by the exons ATGGATCGCCGGAGCTGGCCGTGGCGCCGCAAGTCCATCTCGGACAAGGCTCCTGCCCCCACCAAAACCGACAGCTCCGCCTCCTGCCCATCCGAGACTTTAACTGATGAACAG GATACCACCCTCAAGAGTTCCCCGGAATCGCCGGAGGTCGCATCCAAGGAAGCACAGGACAACAGCAATGTGAAAGTCAAGGTGCTGAGCGAGAGGCTTTCCTCTGTGGTATCGGATATTCGTGCGAAAGATGATCTCGTGAAGCAGCATTCCAAAGTTGCCGAAGAAGCTGTTTTAG GATGGGAGAAGGCCGAAAACGAGATGGCATCGCTGAAAGCCCAGCTGAATGCTGCAACTGTCAAGAACTCGACGCTGGATGGCGCGCTCAAGGAATGCGTCCGGCAGCTCCGGCGCGCCAAGGAAGAGCAGGACCAAAAGGTCCAGGGCGCGCTGGCACTGCAGTCTCGGCAGTGGGAGTCGGACAAAACCGACCTAGAGCTGCGGATTGTCGAGCTCAAGGCCaagctggaagccaagtccgagagcACAGTGACCAGTGACGGCGATGCTAGCTCCAGGCTGGCCTCTCTGGAGAAGGAGAATTCGGCTCTCAAGGCGCAGCTGCTCGCCAGGACGGAGGAACTGGGGCTCAGGACCATCGAAAAGGAGCTCAAcaggagggcggcggaggcggcgagcaAGCAGCAGCTCGAGAGCATCAGGAAGGCGGCCAAGCTCGAAGACGAGTGCAGAAAACTGCAG GCCACTGCACGTAGGCCCTCCTTCAGCAGCGACCTCCGGCGCACTCCGAGCTCCCTCTGTGCCGAGTCGGTGACGGACTGCCAGTCGGACTGCTCCGACTCATGGGCATCGGCTCTCATCACCGAGCTCGACCAGTACAAGACCGAGACAAGGAGTGCAAGCCTAGCAACCACAGTCGACATCGCTGTGATGGATGACTTCCTTGAGATGGAGAAGCTTGCGTCAGCCAACGGCGCCGTCTCCAGGAGCAATTATGCCGAGGACACCGGTGGTCAGATGGAGAAGGCCAGGAAGATGGCGGCCGAGAAGGATAAAGCCTTGCACGAAGCCCAGCGCGAGCTGAGGGCTTGCCGCCATCGGGCAATGGTGGCAAAGGAGAGATCAGTTGAGATGCAGAGGCAGCTGAATCTCGTCAACGGAGAGAGGCATGCCATGGAGGCCGAAATGCAAGACGCGGAgaggaagaggaacgatctggagggtAGACTTGAGATGGCCCATGGCGAGATCACGAGCCTGTTGGACAAGGGGCGCATCCTGGAGGAACGGCTGGACTCGGAAAAGGCGCTAACGCTGGAGCTGGCAACAAAATACCAGCAGATGGATGCGCTCGAGTCGGAGACGAAAGAGCTGCGTGCTCAGCTCGAGTCTGACGCCAGAAAATACAGCGACAAGATCACCCTGCTAGAGAGGAGGCTCACAGAGAAATGTCGTGCCGTCGATGCTCTGGAGGCAAAGATCAAGGGTGCAGAGATTGAGCTGGAGCTGGCAGGACAAGAAATTGTGTCATTCCAAAAAAAGGTGTGTGGCCTGGAGCAGCAAGATAAGGCATTGTCTGTTGAATCCGCAAAGCGGTGCCGTGATCTCCAAGCGCTGGAAGCAGAGAGAAATGAGCTCAGATCTCGACTCCAGGCCGCCAATTCAGACGTCTTTGCCCTGAATGAGAAGGTTAACATGCTTGAAGAGACTCTGGACAAACAAGGGCCGTTGATTGCACAACTGGAATCTCAACTCAAGTCGGCGCAAGCTGAAATCAAGAGCCTCAAGGAGAATGCCGGCCAGCTGGAAATTAAATTGGAGACGCAGAAGAACTTGTCATCAGCCTACATAACTGCACTGGACGCTTCCGAAGCCCAGAAGAACAAAATGACGAGCCGGTTCGAGCTCAAAGAGAAAGAAGCAGAGGAATTGCACAGAAAGATTTACTTGCTCGAGGAACAAATTCTCAAAGAGAGAGCAGAATCATCGGAGTTGAACGCGCACTGCCATGACTTGAAACAGGAATTGTGCAGCAGAGCTCCAGATCATCAGCCAAAACCAATGGAAGTGAAACCTATGGCAAGTACAGACCTGCACATCACAAAG GAGAAAGAGCTAGCTCGTGCTGCGGGGAAACTAGCAGACTGCCAGAAAACAATAGCATCACTGAGCGCGCAACTAAAAACGTTATCCGACTTCGATGAATTCATCATCCCTGATCCTGGAGTTGAGAATCATGACATAAACTTAGCTAAAAGCTGGCGATCTGAAGCTGTTTGA